In a single window of the Streptomyces sp. NBC_00285 genome:
- a CDS encoding SDR family NAD(P)-dependent oxidoreductase, protein MTVTDDGSATITDEVVHEPGDEVVHGPGIDPERLAVCLGVLEELDKLDVDHPDAIAVRRATAGVYRTVKQRRRQDRRAAKTAHDKAVTEATATGSAQRIDDETEGILPSSVTEAGRVAGILQRPRSCYTCKTRYVEVDYFYHQLCPDCAALNRTKRDVRADLTGKRALLTGGRAKIGMYIALRLLRDGAHTTITTRFPKDAIRRFKAMDDSGDWMHRLEVVGIDLRDPAQAVALAEQVAEAGPLDILVNNATQTVRRLPSAYAALVDGESAPLPAGELPAHHVIGAFGSGAVDGLASLPAGISGLDAQQVADLALVAGNASVARHLDGTAIDAGGLVPDVVDSNTWVQTIEQISPVELLETQLCNYTAPFILISALRPAMADAARRATSGRAYIVNVSAMEGVFGRGYKGAGHPNTNAAKAAMNMVTRTSAQEMFQSDGILMTSVDTGWITDERPHYDKLRLAEEGFHAPLDLVDGAARVYDPIVRGEVGEDVYGVFLKDYAPGKW, encoded by the coding sequence ATGACGGTGACAGACGACGGCTCGGCGACGATCACGGACGAGGTCGTGCACGAGCCCGGTGACGAGGTCGTGCACGGCCCCGGCATCGACCCGGAACGACTGGCCGTCTGCCTCGGCGTCCTGGAGGAACTCGACAAGCTGGATGTCGACCACCCCGACGCCATCGCCGTGCGCCGGGCCACCGCGGGCGTCTACCGCACCGTCAAGCAGCGCCGCCGCCAGGACCGCCGGGCCGCCAAGACCGCGCACGACAAGGCGGTCACGGAGGCCACGGCGACCGGCTCGGCCCAGCGCATCGACGACGAGACCGAGGGCATCCTGCCGTCGTCGGTCACCGAGGCGGGCCGGGTCGCGGGGATACTCCAGCGCCCGCGCTCCTGCTACACCTGCAAGACCCGGTACGTCGAGGTCGACTACTTCTACCACCAGCTCTGTCCGGACTGCGCCGCCCTGAACCGCACCAAGCGCGACGTCCGCGCCGACCTCACCGGCAAGCGGGCCCTGCTCACCGGCGGCCGCGCCAAGATCGGCATGTACATCGCGCTGAGGCTGCTGCGCGACGGCGCCCACACCACGATCACCACCCGCTTCCCGAAGGACGCCATCCGCCGCTTCAAGGCCATGGACGACTCCGGGGACTGGATGCACCGCCTGGAGGTCGTCGGCATCGACCTGCGCGACCCGGCGCAGGCCGTGGCCCTCGCCGAGCAGGTCGCCGAGGCGGGGCCGCTCGACATCCTCGTCAACAACGCGACCCAGACCGTACGCCGACTGCCTTCCGCCTACGCCGCGCTGGTCGACGGCGAGAGCGCCCCGCTGCCCGCCGGTGAGCTCCCCGCGCACCACGTCATCGGCGCCTTCGGCTCGGGCGCGGTCGACGGGCTCGCCTCCCTGCCCGCCGGGATCTCCGGCCTCGACGCGCAGCAGGTCGCCGACCTCGCCCTGGTCGCGGGCAACGCCAGCGTCGCCCGGCACCTCGACGGCACCGCCATCGACGCGGGCGGCCTCGTCCCGGACGTCGTCGACAGCAACACCTGGGTGCAGACCATCGAGCAGATCTCCCCGGTGGAGCTCCTCGAGACCCAACTGTGCAACTACACGGCGCCCTTCATCCTGATCAGCGCACTGCGCCCGGCCATGGCCGACGCGGCGCGCAGGGCGACGAGCGGACGCGCCTACATCGTGAACGTCTCGGCGATGGAAGGTGTCTTCGGCCGCGGCTACAAGGGCGCAGGACACCCCAACACCAACGCCGCCAAGGCCGCGATGAACATGGTCACGCGGACCAGCGCCCAGGAGATGTTCCAGAGCGACGGCATCCTCATGACCTCGGTCGACACCGGCTGGATCACCGACGAACGCCCCCACTACGACAAGCTCCGCCTCGCCGAGGAGGGTTTCCACGCCCCCCTCGACCTGGTCGACGGCGCGGCCCGGGTCTACGACCCGATCGTGCGCGGCGAGGTCGGCGAGGACGTGTACGGCGTCTTCCTGAAGGACTACGCGCCCGGCAAGTGGTGA
- a CDS encoding SDR family oxidoreductase, whose protein sequence is MTSSYGLAGRAAVVTGATRGIGLAVARQLADAGALVCVTARDAADVRRTAAELGGIGLAGDVADPEHVRALVELALREFGRIDVLVNNAATNQPYGLLMDVDPDAWRDAFTVNVEAALRLVQGVWHGWMREHGGAVVNVCTEGAGHVGPRVGAYGTSKAALLHLTQQLAGELAPGVRVNSVSPGLVRTEMARFVWEPGEEEVAAGLPLGRIGEPEDIARAVVWLASDAAEWITGADLLVDGGTRVRAAYSAQAYAVHDRLRSAAPPRP, encoded by the coding sequence ATGACGTCGTCGTACGGACTGGCCGGGAGGGCCGCGGTCGTCACCGGTGCCACCCGCGGCATCGGCCTGGCCGTCGCCCGGCAACTGGCCGACGCCGGGGCGCTGGTGTGCGTGACGGCCCGGGACGCGGCGGACGTCCGTCGCACCGCCGCCGAGCTGGGCGGCATCGGGCTGGCCGGCGATGTCGCGGACCCGGAGCACGTGCGGGCGCTCGTGGAACTCGCCCTGCGCGAGTTCGGGCGGATCGACGTCCTCGTCAACAACGCGGCGACGAACCAGCCGTACGGCCTGCTCATGGACGTCGACCCGGACGCCTGGCGGGACGCGTTCACCGTCAACGTGGAGGCGGCACTGCGGCTCGTGCAGGGCGTCTGGCACGGCTGGATGCGTGAGCACGGCGGGGCGGTGGTCAACGTCTGCACGGAGGGCGCCGGGCATGTCGGACCGCGCGTCGGGGCGTACGGCACGAGCAAGGCCGCCCTGTTGCATCTCACCCAGCAGCTCGCGGGCGAGCTGGCGCCGGGGGTGCGGGTCAATTCCGTCTCCCCCGGGCTCGTCCGCACGGAGATGGCCCGTTTCGTGTGGGAGCCGGGCGAGGAGGAGGTCGCGGCGGGGCTGCCCCTCGGGCGGATCGGGGAGCCCGAGGACATCGCCCGCGCCGTGGTGTGGCTGGCGTCGGACGCGGCCGAGTGGATCACCGGAGCGGATCTGCTGGTGGACGGCGGGACCCGGGTGCGGGCGGCGTACTCCGCTCAGGCGTACGCCGTCCATGACCGTCTTCGCTCGGCCGCGCCGCCCCGGCCGTGA
- a CDS encoding GNAT family N-acetyltransferase, with amino-acid sequence MPIREAGADDWPRIWPFWHRIVAAGETYTWDPDTTEEAARALWMSPAKRVYVVEDETGDLVASAYLTPNYGGPGADIANAGFMVDPDRGGRGFGRALAGHILAAATAQGYRAMVFNAVVETNPAVQLWTSFGFTILGTVPDAFAHPRHGRVGLHIMYKAL; translated from the coding sequence ATGCCGATCAGAGAAGCCGGCGCCGACGACTGGCCACGCATCTGGCCCTTCTGGCACCGGATCGTGGCCGCCGGAGAGACCTACACCTGGGACCCCGACACCACCGAAGAAGCCGCGCGGGCCCTGTGGATGAGCCCGGCCAAGCGCGTGTACGTCGTCGAGGACGAGACCGGCGACCTCGTCGCCTCGGCCTACCTCACCCCCAACTACGGCGGCCCGGGCGCCGACATCGCCAACGCCGGCTTCATGGTCGACCCCGACCGGGGCGGCCGCGGCTTCGGCCGCGCGCTCGCCGGGCACATTCTGGCCGCTGCCACGGCGCAGGGCTACCGCGCGATGGTGTTCAACGCCGTCGTCGAGACCAACCCGGCCGTGCAGCTGTGGACCTCGTTCGGCTTCACGATCCTCGGCACCGTGCCGGACGCCTTCGCACACCCCCGGCACGGACGGGTCGGCCTGCACATCATGTACAAGGCCCTCTAG
- a CDS encoding amidase gives MTNWVGRTAAEIAAAVREKRATPREVVAEHLARIERLDGRIGAFRLVRAEAALAEADEVGSRGDLGELPLAGVPVAVKDNLAVRGESNRVGTAATPDTPADADHVVVARLRAAGAVVVGLTNVPELCVFGTTEGVHGTARNPWDTSRTAGGSSGGSAAAVAAGLVPVALGNDGMGSLRIPAANCGLVTLKAGSGVVPAGISDGDWFGMSENGPLATTVEDTRLLLSVIADTGFVRRDAPATLDVAVSLRSPLAGVTISAPYANAVREAAALLIKAGHQVRRADPPYPLSLGVTSLATWTAGTSVDAAGLDPRLLARRTRVHAAIGRRFVKGVRKGTARQALRERLEPFFAEHDVLLLPALARRSPEAGPWHERGWLRNVLANTNYSPLTPPWNLTGWPAMSVPLGTLPSGAPTAVQLVARPGSEALLLEVAEELERRQPWRRTAPLD, from the coding sequence GTGACCAACTGGGTCGGCCGCACCGCCGCCGAGATCGCCGCCGCCGTCCGTGAGAAGCGGGCCACCCCACGGGAGGTGGTGGCCGAGCACCTCGCCCGGATCGAGCGGCTGGACGGCCGGATCGGGGCGTTCCGGCTGGTGCGGGCGGAGGCGGCCCTGGCCGAGGCCGACGAGGTCGGCTCCCGGGGTGACCTGGGCGAACTCCCGCTGGCCGGGGTGCCCGTGGCCGTCAAGGACAACCTCGCCGTGCGCGGCGAGAGCAACCGCGTCGGCACCGCCGCGACCCCGGACACCCCAGCCGACGCCGACCACGTCGTGGTGGCCCGGCTGCGGGCCGCCGGTGCGGTGGTCGTGGGCCTGACGAACGTGCCCGAGCTGTGCGTCTTCGGCACCACGGAGGGCGTCCACGGCACCGCACGCAACCCGTGGGACACCTCGCGCACCGCGGGCGGGTCATCGGGCGGCAGCGCCGCCGCGGTCGCCGCGGGCCTGGTCCCGGTCGCCCTCGGCAACGACGGCATGGGCTCGCTGCGCATCCCGGCGGCCAACTGCGGCCTCGTCACCCTGAAGGCGGGGTCGGGGGTGGTCCCCGCCGGCATCAGCGACGGCGACTGGTTCGGCATGTCCGAAAACGGCCCGCTCGCAACCACGGTCGAGGACACCCGGCTGCTGCTTTCGGTCATCGCCGACACCGGGTTCGTACGCCGGGACGCGCCCGCCACGCTCGACGTCGCGGTGTCCCTGCGCAGCCCGCTCGCCGGGGTCACGATCAGCGCGCCGTACGCGAACGCCGTCCGGGAGGCGGCCGCACTGCTGATCAAGGCGGGGCATCAGGTGCGGCGCGCCGACCCGCCCTACCCGCTGTCGCTGGGCGTCACCTCGCTCGCCACCTGGACGGCGGGCACCTCGGTGGACGCGGCAGGACTGGACCCGCGGCTGCTGGCACGGCGCACCCGGGTGCACGCGGCGATCGGCCGGCGCTTCGTCAAGGGAGTGCGCAAGGGTACGGCCCGGCAGGCACTGCGCGAGCGTCTGGAGCCGTTCTTCGCCGAGCACGACGTCCTGCTGCTCCCGGCGCTGGCCCGCCGCTCCCCCGAGGCCGGGCCCTGGCACGAGCGGGGCTGGCTGCGCAACGTCCTGGCCAACACCAACTACTCGCCGCTCACCCCGCCGTGGAACCTCACCGGCTGGCCGGCCATGTCGGTGCCGCTCGGGACCCTTCCCTCGGGCGCCCCCACCGCCGTACAACTGGTGGCGCGGCCGGGGTCGGAGGCGCTGCTGCTGGAGGTGGCGGAGGAACTGGAGCGGCGGCAGCCCTGGCGGCGGACGGCGCCGCTCGACTGA
- a CDS encoding family 20 glycosylhydrolase, producing MRKRLRFAAVVALLTLLLAPVPAVAREVAAPRPPVTVPALTQWTAEPGSYAYRPGARLVADAPAERRVADTLAGDLRAAGHGTVPVVRSGARAGDIVINVKPSRASLAAEGYELRAGRGLSITGATETGAFYGTRTLLQLLAQGDRIPAGHTVDVPRYKERGVGVCACYIHVSLPWLENLVREMSYNKLNQLLVELKVKSDAHPEANTWGYYTKDEIRQLVALGDRYHVEIIPEINSPGHIDPWIENRPDLQLTDSDGAKQPSRLDITQQAAFDYYTSLMDEYAQVFTAKAWHMGADEYMLGSDFAKYPQILRYAQEKYGPGATPQDAFVDFVNRVHDHAASKGVSLRIWNDGLTGANTVPVKTDTTVEHWLDVAVKPSRLIAQGYSVMNSSYSLYLIRGGFHSDTRSLYDQSWDPRSFEGEKLTSSKGVTGAKISLWPDNGRGETENEVSVRLWPALRHVAQATWGDPHPDATYPEFVARGTAVGHAPAWRDLTRVPVADGTYSFGRSFTASVQRTADGYATLRSAAGCLAISGGKLTLNVPLQPGVEATWDTCDATNTLQRWELEPAAGGYRLVDAITQMALTITDDGRIVQYPADQRTPAVWHLS from the coding sequence ATGAGGAAACGGCTGAGATTCGCCGCCGTCGTGGCGTTGCTGACGCTGCTCCTGGCGCCGGTTCCGGCGGTCGCGCGTGAGGTGGCGGCCCCGCGTCCGCCGGTCACCGTGCCCGCTCTGACGCAGTGGACCGCGGAGCCGGGAAGCTATGCCTACCGTCCCGGGGCCCGGCTCGTCGCGGACGCACCGGCCGAACGTCGGGTCGCCGACACCCTGGCCGGTGATCTGCGGGCGGCCGGGCACGGCACGGTCCCCGTCGTCCGGAGCGGAGCCCGGGCCGGTGACATCGTTATCAACGTCAAGCCGTCCCGGGCCTCCCTCGCCGCCGAGGGCTACGAACTCCGGGCCGGCAGGGGCCTGTCGATCACCGGAGCCACCGAGACCGGCGCCTTCTACGGCACCCGGACCCTCCTCCAGCTCCTCGCCCAGGGCGACCGGATCCCCGCCGGACACACCGTCGACGTGCCGCGCTACAAGGAGCGAGGCGTCGGCGTGTGCGCCTGCTACATTCACGTCTCGCTGCCCTGGCTGGAGAACCTCGTCCGCGAGATGTCCTACAACAAGCTCAACCAGCTGCTCGTGGAACTGAAGGTCAAGAGCGACGCCCACCCCGAGGCCAACACCTGGGGTTACTACACCAAGGACGAGATCCGGCAGCTCGTCGCGCTCGGCGACAGGTACCACGTCGAGATCATCCCCGAGATCAACTCCCCGGGACACATCGACCCGTGGATCGAGAACCGCCCCGACCTCCAGCTCACCGACTCCGACGGCGCCAAGCAGCCCTCGCGGCTCGACATCACCCAGCAGGCCGCCTTCGACTACTACACGAGCCTGATGGACGAGTACGCCCAGGTCTTCACCGCGAAGGCCTGGCACATGGGCGCCGACGAGTACATGCTCGGCTCCGACTTCGCGAAGTACCCGCAGATCCTCCGGTACGCCCAGGAGAAGTACGGTCCGGGCGCCACCCCGCAGGACGCCTTCGTCGACTTCGTCAACCGCGTCCACGACCACGCGGCGAGCAAGGGCGTCAGCCTGCGGATCTGGAACGACGGGCTGACCGGCGCCAACACCGTCCCGGTGAAGACCGACACCACCGTCGAACACTGGCTGGACGTGGCGGTGAAGCCGAGCCGGCTCATCGCGCAGGGCTACTCGGTGATGAACTCCTCGTACTCGCTGTACCTGATCCGCGGAGGTTTCCACAGCGACACCCGGTCGCTGTACGACCAGAGCTGGGACCCGCGCAGCTTCGAGGGCGAGAAACTGACGTCCTCCAAGGGCGTGACCGGGGCGAAGATCAGCCTGTGGCCGGACAACGGGCGCGGTGAGACCGAGAACGAGGTCTCCGTCAGGCTCTGGCCCGCGCTACGGCATGTCGCCCAGGCCACCTGGGGCGATCCGCATCCCGACGCGACCTACCCGGAGTTCGTGGCGCGCGGTACGGCCGTCGGACACGCGCCCGCATGGCGGGACCTGACCCGGGTGCCGGTGGCGGACGGGACGTACTCCTTCGGGCGGTCCTTCACGGCCTCCGTGCAGCGCACGGCGGACGGCTATGCGACCCTCCGGTCGGCGGCCGGCTGCCTCGCGATCAGTGGCGGCAAGCTCACCCTCAACGTGCCGCTGCAGCCCGGTGTCGAGGCGACCTGGGACACCTGCGACGCCACGAACACCCTGCAGCGCTGGGAGTTGGAGCCCGCGGCGGGCGGCTACCGGCTCGTCGACGCGATCACACAGATGGCGCTCACCATCACGGACGACGGCCGGATCGTGCAGTACCCGGCCGATCAACGCACCCCCGCAGTCTGGCACTTGAGCTGA
- a CDS encoding alpha-L-fucosidase has protein sequence MTVSRRLFVTAATALAVTGVPTLAAAASGDRFYRIPVSADDTEADLVRKASQVRPTARQIAWQGLERTAFLHFGVNTFTGLEWGTGDEDPDVFQPTGLDTDQWAAALKDGGFKLAILTVKHHDGFVLYPSRYTDHTVASSSWREGRGDVLRSFADSMRRYGLKVGVYLSPADENQFLHGVYANGSARSPRTIPTLTADDDRAPDRFHTLAATDYGAHMLNTLYEVLTEYGPVDEVWFDGAQGHIPPDKVESYDWDSWYTLVRTLAPDAAIAVTGPDLRWVGNESGLAREDEWSVIPVKENQYGRTDWALSYDTPDEGGRAALVKAQPATDYLQWWPAECDVSIRDGWFYHADQQPKSVDYLTEIFFGSVGRNAVLLLNVPPDTDGLLHSTDVVRLREFRERIERELPRDLAEGARRTAAPDRVTVDLGHELEVDRVRLAEDIHHGQQVENFVVEAFRDGAWTQVTAAGTIGASRILLLPAPVRARRWRLRVTQARSAVHIKEFGLYRSRV, from the coding sequence ATGACTGTCTCCAGACGCCTGTTCGTCACCGCCGCCACCGCACTCGCCGTGACCGGCGTCCCCACCCTTGCCGCGGCTGCCTCCGGCGACCGCTTCTACCGCATCCCCGTCTCGGCGGACGACACCGAGGCCGACCTCGTCCGCAAGGCCTCCCAAGTCCGGCCCACCGCACGGCAGATCGCCTGGCAGGGCCTGGAACGCACCGCCTTCCTGCACTTCGGCGTGAACACCTTCACCGGTCTGGAGTGGGGCACCGGCGACGAGGACCCGGACGTCTTCCAGCCGACCGGCCTCGACACTGACCAGTGGGCGGCGGCCCTGAAGGACGGCGGCTTCAAGCTCGCCATCCTCACCGTCAAGCACCACGACGGCTTCGTCCTCTACCCCTCCCGCTACACCGACCACACGGTGGCGTCCAGCAGTTGGCGGGAGGGCCGGGGGGACGTACTGCGTTCGTTCGCCGACTCGATGCGCCGGTACGGCCTCAAGGTCGGCGTCTACCTCTCGCCCGCCGACGAGAACCAGTTCCTGCACGGTGTGTACGCCAACGGCAGTGCCCGCTCCCCGCGCACGATCCCGACCCTCACGGCGGACGACGACCGGGCGCCGGACCGCTTCCACACCCTCGCCGCCACCGACTACGGCGCCCACATGCTCAACACCCTGTACGAGGTGCTCACCGAGTACGGGCCCGTCGACGAGGTGTGGTTCGACGGCGCCCAGGGGCACATCCCACCCGACAAGGTGGAGAGTTACGACTGGGACAGCTGGTACACCCTGGTGCGAACCCTCGCCCCGGACGCGGCGATCGCCGTCACCGGCCCCGACCTGCGCTGGGTCGGCAACGAGAGCGGCCTCGCACGCGAGGACGAGTGGAGCGTCATCCCGGTCAAGGAGAACCAGTACGGCCGCACCGACTGGGCCCTGTCCTACGACACCCCCGACGAGGGCGGCCGTGCCGCGCTGGTGAAGGCGCAGCCGGCGACGGACTACCTGCAGTGGTGGCCCGCCGAGTGCGACGTCTCCATCCGCGACGGCTGGTTCTACCACGCCGACCAACAGCCCAAGTCCGTGGACTACTTGACGGAGATCTTCTTCGGCTCGGTGGGACGCAACGCCGTCCTGCTCCTCAATGTCCCGCCGGACACCGACGGCCTGCTGCACAGCACCGACGTCGTGCGGCTGCGCGAGTTCCGTGAGCGGATCGAGCGCGAGCTGCCCCGCGATCTGGCAGAGGGAGCCCGCAGGACCGCGGCACCGGACCGCGTCACGGTGGATCTGGGCCACGAGCTGGAGGTGGACCGTGTCCGCCTCGCGGAGGACATCCACCACGGCCAGCAGGTGGAGAACTTCGTCGTCGAGGCGTTCCGTGACGGCGCCTGGACGCAGGTCACGGCGGCCGGAACCATCGGCGCGAGCCGCATCCTGCTCCTGCCGGCTCCGGTGCGCGCCCGCCGGTGGCGACTGCGGGTGACACAGGCCCGAAGTGCCGTGCACATCAAGGAGTTCGGGCTGTACCGGTCCCGGGTCTGA
- a CDS encoding FadR/GntR family transcriptional regulator: MDQTAPQKGTVTQRAIEQIKAMIGGGRLEPGQRLPTERDLAVQLGISRSSMREAIRALTVLGVLEARHGSGIYVTQLEAGDLLETFGVVADLSRGPQLVELLEVRRILESTATALAAARITTAQLAEVEKHLTAMNATDDPEVILAHDLAFHREIAGAAGNDTMAAILEGLSSRTFRARVWRGYQEEGAFERTRREHAAIHRALVAHDPEAARAAAAAHVGEVEEWLRAQLGT, translated from the coding sequence GTGGACCAGACAGCCCCGCAGAAGGGCACTGTGACGCAGCGCGCCATCGAGCAGATCAAGGCGATGATCGGCGGGGGCCGGCTGGAGCCGGGCCAGCGGTTGCCGACGGAACGCGATCTGGCAGTACAGCTGGGCATCTCCCGCAGCTCGATGCGGGAGGCGATCCGGGCGCTCACCGTCCTCGGAGTGCTGGAGGCACGGCACGGCTCGGGCATCTACGTCACCCAGCTGGAGGCCGGCGACCTGCTGGAGACCTTCGGGGTGGTCGCCGATCTGTCCCGGGGCCCGCAGCTGGTGGAGCTGCTGGAGGTGCGCCGCATCCTCGAGTCCACGGCGACCGCGCTGGCCGCCGCCCGGATCACGACCGCCCAGCTTGCAGAGGTCGAGAAGCACCTCACGGCGATGAACGCCACCGACGACCCCGAGGTGATCCTCGCCCACGACCTGGCCTTCCACCGCGAGATCGCCGGGGCGGCCGGGAACGACACGATGGCGGCGATCCTGGAGGGGCTGTCGTCCCGGACGTTCCGCGCCCGGGTGTGGCGGGGCTACCAGGAGGAGGGCGCCTTCGAGCGGACCCGGCGCGAGCACGCCGCGATCCACCGCGCCCTGGTCGCCCACGACCCGGAGGCGGCCCGGGCGGCGGCCGCCGCGCACGTGGGCGAGGTGGAGGAGTGGCTGCGGGCGCAGCTGGGGACCTGA
- a CDS encoding sugar ABC transporter substrate-binding protein, whose protein sequence is MPVRTVGKRNRFRMVGAVAVAASASLVLAACGSTKDTAGTSSGSGDGTGKVGVVLPLLTSPFWQSYNDYVPKMAKSQGVDALKTVNSNSDPSQQITDINNELNQGVKGLVVAPLDSAAIEAGLDQAERKGVPVVAVDVAPDKGKVAMVVRANNVSYGEKACQYLGEQIPSGKVVQIMGDLASVNGRDRSEAFRACVKKNFPKLKVLEIPAKWESDTAASQLGTLLNANPDIKGIYMQAGGVYLAPTLQTLKSKGMLKKAGQAGHITIVSNDGISQEFDAIRKGEIDATVSQPADLYAKYGMYYIKAAMQGKTFKPGPTDHDSTIVKLSSGILEDQLPAPLVTKDNVDDPKLWGNTAK, encoded by the coding sequence ATGCCCGTCAGGACAGTGGGGAAGCGGAACAGATTTCGGATGGTCGGCGCGGTGGCCGTGGCCGCGAGCGCCTCGCTCGTGCTCGCCGCGTGCGGCAGCACCAAGGACACCGCCGGCACCAGCAGTGGGAGCGGCGACGGAACCGGCAAGGTGGGCGTGGTCCTGCCGCTGCTGACCTCGCCGTTCTGGCAGTCGTACAACGACTACGTGCCCAAGATGGCGAAGTCGCAGGGGGTGGACGCGCTGAAGACGGTCAACTCCAACAGCGACCCCTCCCAGCAGATCACCGACATCAACAACGAGCTCAACCAGGGCGTCAAGGGCCTGGTGGTCGCCCCGCTGGACAGCGCCGCCATCGAGGCCGGACTCGACCAGGCCGAACGCAAGGGCGTCCCGGTCGTCGCCGTCGACGTGGCCCCCGACAAGGGCAAGGTCGCCATGGTCGTACGGGCGAACAACGTGTCGTACGGCGAGAAGGCCTGCCAGTACCTCGGCGAGCAGATCCCGTCCGGCAAGGTCGTGCAGATCATGGGCGACCTGGCCTCAGTCAACGGACGCGACCGCTCCGAGGCCTTCCGGGCCTGCGTGAAGAAGAACTTCCCGAAGCTGAAGGTCCTGGAGATCCCCGCCAAGTGGGAGTCCGACACGGCCGCCTCGCAGCTGGGCACCCTCCTGAACGCCAACCCCGACATCAAGGGCATCTACATGCAGGCCGGCGGCGTCTATCTCGCGCCGACCCTGCAGACCCTCAAGTCCAAGGGGATGCTGAAGAAGGCCGGGCAGGCGGGCCACATCACGATCGTCTCCAACGACGGCATCTCGCAGGAGTTCGACGCCATCCGCAAGGGCGAGATCGACGCCACCGTCTCCCAGCCGGCCGACCTGTACGCCAAGTACGGCATGTACTACATCAAGGCGGCGATGCAGGGGAAGACCTTCAAGCCCGGGCCGACCGACCACGACTCCACGATCGTCAAGCTGTCCAGCGGCATCCTGGAGGACCAACTGCCCGCGCCCCTGGTCACCAAGGACAACGTCGACGACCCCAAGCTGTGGGGCAACACCGCCAAATGA
- a CDS encoding sugar ABC transporter ATP-binding protein, which produces MSTPLVEAQGIVKRYGPTTALADGRLTVLPGESHALVGRNGAGKSTLVTVLTGLQAPDEGTVRFDGEAAPPLTDRDAWRGKVACVYQKPTVVPELTVAENLFINRQPLRRGFISWRRLQKEAAELLDTWDVRVDPQARTAELKVEDRQMVEIARALSFGARFIVLDEPTAQLDKREIERLFSRMRALQDSGVTFLFISHHLQEVYEVCQTVTVLRDARWITTAPVADMPRAALVEAMAGETVAEQAVDIREVEEGAPVLLDARGLTSGAYEDVDLTVRRGEVVGLAGISGSGKIELAESFTGLHTPTGGTARLDGRPMPFGDVQASLKAGVGFVPRDRHAQGLVFGMTIGDNATLSVLDRLGRYGFVGTERKRGFATELIDRLDIHTEGPDQPVSDLSGGNAQKVVMARALASDPQLLVLVNPTAGVDVKSKESLLSRVDSAREDGTAVLVVSDELDDLRRCDRVLVLFHGRVVAEHPAGWRDHELIASIEGVDHG; this is translated from the coding sequence ATGAGCACCCCACTGGTTGAAGCCCAGGGCATCGTCAAGCGGTACGGCCCCACGACCGCCCTCGCCGACGGCCGCCTCACCGTCCTGCCCGGCGAGTCCCACGCTCTCGTCGGCCGCAACGGCGCGGGCAAGTCCACCCTCGTCACCGTCCTCACCGGTCTGCAGGCACCCGACGAGGGCACCGTCCGCTTCGACGGTGAGGCCGCACCCCCGCTCACGGACCGGGACGCCTGGCGCGGCAAGGTCGCCTGCGTCTACCAGAAACCCACCGTCGTACCCGAGTTGACCGTTGCGGAGAACCTCTTCATCAACCGGCAGCCGCTGCGGCGGGGGTTCATCAGCTGGCGCAGGCTGCAGAAGGAGGCCGCCGAGCTCCTCGACACCTGGGACGTCCGCGTCGACCCTCAGGCGCGTACCGCCGAGCTCAAGGTCGAGGACCGCCAAATGGTGGAGATCGCACGGGCGTTGAGCTTCGGCGCCCGCTTCATCGTCCTCGACGAACCGACCGCGCAGCTGGACAAGCGGGAGATCGAGCGCCTCTTCAGCCGGATGCGCGCGCTCCAGGACTCCGGGGTCACCTTCCTGTTCATCTCGCACCACCTCCAGGAGGTGTACGAGGTGTGCCAGACGGTGACGGTCCTCAGGGACGCACGCTGGATCACCACGGCGCCGGTGGCCGACATGCCCCGGGCCGCCCTGGTCGAGGCCATGGCCGGCGAGACCGTCGCCGAACAGGCCGTGGACATCAGGGAGGTCGAGGAGGGCGCTCCCGTTCTGCTCGACGCCCGCGGCCTCACCTCGGGCGCCTACGAGGACGTCGACCTCACCGTCCGCCGCGGCGAGGTCGTCGGCCTCGCCGGCATCAGCGGCAGCGGCAAGATCGAGCTCGCCGAGTCGTTCACGGGACTGCACACCCCGACAGGCGGAACGGCCCGACTCGACGGCAGGCCCATGCCGTTCGGCGATGTCCAGGCCTCCTTGAAGGCCGGCGTCGGCTTCGTGCCGCGTGACCGGCACGCCCAGGGCCTGGTCTTCGGCATGACCATCGGCGACAACGCCACCCTCAGCGTCCTGGACCGCCTCGGCCGCTACGGCTTCGTCGGCACCGAGCGCAAGCGCGGCTTCGCCACCGAGCTGATCGACCGCCTCGACATCCACACCGAGGGCCCCGACCAGCCCGTCTCCGACCTCTCCGGCGGCAACGCGCAGAAGGTCGTCATGGCCCGCGCCCTCGCCTCCGACCCCCAGCTGCTCGTCCTCGTCAACCCCACCGCGGGCGTCGACGTGAAATCCAAGGAATCCCTGCTCTCCCGCGTGGACAGCGCCCGCGAGGACGGCACCGCGGTCCTGGTCGTCTCCGACGAACTCGACGACCTGCGCCGCTGCGACCGCGTCCTCGTTCTCTTCCACGGCCGTGTGGTCGCCGAGCACCCGGCCGGCTGGCGCGACCACGAGCTGATCGCCTCCATCGAAGGAGTGGACCATGGCTGA